The proteins below are encoded in one region of Lagenorhynchus albirostris chromosome 7, mLagAlb1.1, whole genome shotgun sequence:
- the PTGES2 gene encoding prostaglandin E synthase 2 isoform X2 codes for MAHAVRALWPGGLALTWRLGGRPALGLPAQSRAGLTGAAGGPGPAATTRKGGPRLLGAAALALGGALGLYHTARWHLRAQNLRADRSAAQLSLSSRLQLTLYQYKTCPFCSKVRAFLDFHALPYQVVEVNPVRRAEIKFSSYRKVPILLAQEGDSLQQLNDSSVIISALKTYLVSGQPLEDIITYYPPMKAVNDQGKEVTEFCNKYWLMLDEKEAQRMYGGKEARTEEMKWRQWADDWLVHLISPNVYRTPTEALASFDYIVKEGNFGTVEGAMAKYMGAAAMYFISKRLKSRHRLQDDVREDLYEAANKWVAAVGKDRPFMGGQRPNLADLAVYGVLRVMEGLEAFDDLMRHTHIQPWYLRVEKAIAEAPQ; via the exons ATGGCCCACGCTGTGCGGGCGCTGTGGCCCGGCGGGCTCGCTCTGACCTGGAGGCTGGGCGGTCGTCCCGCGCTGGGACTTCCCGCGCAGAGCCGGGCCGGCTTAACCGGGGCGGCGGGAGGCCCGGGCCCCGCCGCCACCACCCGCAAGGGGGGCCCACGGCTCCTGGGGGCGGCGGCGCTGGCCCTGGGAGGAGCCCTGGGGCTGTACCACACTGCACGGTGGCACCTGCGCGCCCAGAACCTCCGTGCCGACCGCTCAGCCGCGCAG CTCTCCCTGTCCAGCCGCCTGCAGCTGACTCTGTACCAGTACAAAACGTGTCCCTTCTGCAGCAAGGTCCGCGCCTTCCTCGACTTCCACGCCCTGCCCTACCAGGTGGTGGAGGTGAACCCTGTGCGCAGGGCCGAGATCAAGTTCTCCTCCTACAGGAAGGTGCCCATCCTGTTGGCCCAGGAAGGAGACAGCTTG CAACAACTGAACGACTCCTCTGTCATCATCAGTGCCCTCAAGACCTACCTGGTGTCGGG GCAGCCCCTCGAAGACATCATCACCTACTACCCACCCATGAAGGCTGTGAACGACCAGGGCAAGGAGGTGACCGAATTCTGCAACAAGTACTGGCTCATGCTGGATGAAAAGGAGGCCCAGCGGATGTATGGTGGGAAGGAGGCCAGGAC GGAGGAGATGAAGTGGCGGCAGTGGGCAGACGACTGGCTGGTGCACCTCATCTCCCCCAATGTGTACCGCACTCCGACTGAAGCCTTGGCCTCCTTTGACTACATTGTCAAGGAGGGCAATTTCGGGACCGTGGAGGGCGCCATGGCCAAGTACATGGGCGCAGCTGCCATGTACTTCATCAGCAAGCGGCTCAAGAGCAG GCACCGCCTCCAGGACGACGTGCGTGAGGATCTCTACGAGGCTGCCAACAAGTGGGTGGCAGCTGTGGGCAAAGACCGGCCCTTCATGGGGGGCCAGAGGCCGAACCTGGCTGATCTG gcagtgTATGGTGTGCTGCGTGTGATGGAGGGTCTGGAGGCCTTCGACGACCTGATGCGTCACACTCACATCCAGCCCTGGTACCTGCGGGTGGAGAAGGCCATCGCTGAGGCCCCCCAGTGA
- the PTGES2 gene encoding prostaglandin E synthase 2 isoform X1, which produces MAHAVRALWPGGLALTWRLGGRPALGLPAQSRAGLTGAAGGPGPAATTRKGGPRLLGAAALALGGALGLYHTARWHLRAQNLRADRSAAQLSLSSRLQLTLYQYKTCPFCSKVRAFLDFHALPYQVVEVNPVRRAEIKFSSYRKVPILLAQEGDSLQQLNDSSVIISALKTYLVSGQPLEDIITYYPPMKAVNDQGKEVTEFCNKYWLMLDEKEAQRMYGGKEARTEEMKWRQWADDWLVHLISPNVYRTPTEALASFDYIVKEGNFGTVEGAMAKYMGAAAMYFISKRLKSRHRLQDDVREDLYEAANKWVAAVGKDRPFMGGQRPNLADLPVGSAVSSQNTLPAVSCWAPGVHGQVLQEVRREESPENGEIPPPWESGRAPSGEQATAGALRIRILVHYFC; this is translated from the exons ATGGCCCACGCTGTGCGGGCGCTGTGGCCCGGCGGGCTCGCTCTGACCTGGAGGCTGGGCGGTCGTCCCGCGCTGGGACTTCCCGCGCAGAGCCGGGCCGGCTTAACCGGGGCGGCGGGAGGCCCGGGCCCCGCCGCCACCACCCGCAAGGGGGGCCCACGGCTCCTGGGGGCGGCGGCGCTGGCCCTGGGAGGAGCCCTGGGGCTGTACCACACTGCACGGTGGCACCTGCGCGCCCAGAACCTCCGTGCCGACCGCTCAGCCGCGCAG CTCTCCCTGTCCAGCCGCCTGCAGCTGACTCTGTACCAGTACAAAACGTGTCCCTTCTGCAGCAAGGTCCGCGCCTTCCTCGACTTCCACGCCCTGCCCTACCAGGTGGTGGAGGTGAACCCTGTGCGCAGGGCCGAGATCAAGTTCTCCTCCTACAGGAAGGTGCCCATCCTGTTGGCCCAGGAAGGAGACAGCTTG CAACAACTGAACGACTCCTCTGTCATCATCAGTGCCCTCAAGACCTACCTGGTGTCGGG GCAGCCCCTCGAAGACATCATCACCTACTACCCACCCATGAAGGCTGTGAACGACCAGGGCAAGGAGGTGACCGAATTCTGCAACAAGTACTGGCTCATGCTGGATGAAAAGGAGGCCCAGCGGATGTATGGTGGGAAGGAGGCCAGGAC GGAGGAGATGAAGTGGCGGCAGTGGGCAGACGACTGGCTGGTGCACCTCATCTCCCCCAATGTGTACCGCACTCCGACTGAAGCCTTGGCCTCCTTTGACTACATTGTCAAGGAGGGCAATTTCGGGACCGTGGAGGGCGCCATGGCCAAGTACATGGGCGCAGCTGCCATGTACTTCATCAGCAAGCGGCTCAAGAGCAG GCACCGCCTCCAGGACGACGTGCGTGAGGATCTCTACGAGGCTGCCAACAAGTGGGTGGCAGCTGTGGGCAAAGACCGGCCCTTCATGGGGGGCCAGAGGCCGAACCTGGCTGATCTG CCGGTGGGGTCTGCTGTCTCTTCTCAGAACACACTCCCTGCTGTTTCCTGCTGGGCTCCTGGAGTCCATGGCCAAGTGCTCCAGGAAGTAAGAAGGGAAGAGAGCCCTGAGAATGGCGAGATCCCTCCTCCCTGGGAGTCAGGGAGGGCTCCCTCAGGAGAGCAAGCCACAGCAGGGGCTTTAAGGATTAGGATTCTGGTTCACTATTTTTGTtag